A region from the Mucilaginibacter sp. CSA2-8R genome encodes:
- a CDS encoding TonB-dependent receptor, producing MRKNFTNLILLTLLFSVALAGIVPAAFAQSSYTVTGRVLDLKNIPLPGATVKVEGSQQGTVADVNGSFKINLSSPATLVISFTGMVSKSVKVSASNNQVEANLADGGKQLTDVVVVGYGNQRRSDVTGSVTSVPKSRLSQLPVTNVLQALEGAVPGVNVVTSSSVPGTQPSVQVRGQNSISAGNSPFVVVDGIPLSKSGGSLNDINPNDIASMEILKDASAAAVYGTNASNGVIIITTKRGASGKPVIRYSGYGGWENYAHKLEPRDPASFTQKYLDYLSQNNLKQQFTEPVYNNGERANYAAGNITNWLDAVSQQGYMQDHNLSVQGGSEDVKYFLSGDYLKQKGVLQGYQYQRVSIRSNLDVNVTKFLSVGTSAFVTNNNYDGGRVNLLFATAMSPYGNIYNADGTYAIYPQAPEQLYTNPFLGLNTDVVNRSVNVVGNGYAEVKFGGLIKGLKYRLNVGYNYLPTRYNYYSGRLANTPLGSATATNTETTGYTLDNLLLYVRDFGKSRVDFTGLYGAQRRRYVSATAGATNFVNDALSYNNIGAGATQTASSYSDRYALNYQMARLVYSYDQRYVITGTVRRDGSSVFGANTSKFGTFYSAALAWNISNEAFMKNVKFVNTLRLRGSYGKAGNEGISVYGTITTDGSTRFPFNGVSYIGLQAGNLGNANLQWEATKQTNIGLEFAVLNNRITGNIDVYNSANNGLLLSRALPAITGYGRVLDNLGKTRNRGIEVTLNTKNVQFKKFAWESNIVFAANKNKIVDLYGDQQSDLGNRWFIGSPISVIYDYKMVGVWQTGEDASKQDPGAKPGDLKFADTNGDGKITPDDRVILGQTAPKWTGGFSNTFRYNNLSLTVFIQTAQGMLKNNADYNYADEAGRRNTPAEIGYWTPTNGSQDFQSLSYTNTRGYGYPHNASYTRLKDITLNYTVPQSIANKLGLSTLSVYASGRNLHTWTKWIGWDPEQTYYTRGSGNSGNNQAAFAADFSNNYPVTRTFVLGLNISLK from the coding sequence ATGAGAAAAAATTTTACTAATCTCATTTTACTTACGCTATTATTTAGCGTTGCATTAGCAGGCATAGTACCTGCAGCTTTTGCCCAAAGCTCCTATACTGTAACAGGTAGGGTATTAGATTTGAAAAACATTCCTTTGCCTGGTGCTACTGTCAAGGTAGAGGGTTCCCAACAAGGAACTGTAGCTGATGTAAACGGTAGTTTTAAAATCAATTTAAGCTCACCAGCTACGTTGGTTATTTCATTTACTGGCATGGTATCAAAGAGTGTGAAGGTTAGTGCTTCAAACAATCAAGTAGAAGCAAACTTGGCCGATGGCGGCAAGCAACTTACCGATGTGGTTGTAGTTGGTTACGGTAATCAAAGACGCTCAGATGTTACCGGTTCAGTTACCTCAGTACCTAAGTCTCGTTTATCTCAATTGCCGGTAACCAACGTATTGCAGGCATTAGAAGGTGCTGTACCTGGGGTTAACGTTGTTACCAGTTCTTCGGTTCCAGGTACACAACCATCGGTGCAGGTTCGTGGTCAAAATTCAATATCGGCCGGCAACTCACCTTTTGTCGTGGTAGATGGTATTCCTCTAAGCAAATCAGGCGGTTCGTTGAACGATATTAATCCTAACGATATAGCATCGATGGAGATATTGAAGGATGCATCAGCAGCGGCAGTTTATGGTACCAATGCATCAAACGGCGTAATTATTATAACCACCAAAAGAGGTGCAAGTGGTAAGCCAGTGATTAGGTACAGCGGTTATGGCGGTTGGGAAAATTATGCGCATAAATTGGAGCCGCGCGACCCTGCTTCTTTTACACAAAAGTATTTGGATTATCTATCGCAAAATAATTTAAAGCAGCAGTTTACAGAACCGGTTTACAACAACGGCGAACGTGCAAATTATGCTGCGGGTAACATCACCAACTGGTTAGACGCCGTTAGCCAGCAGGGTTATATGCAAGATCATAACCTGAGTGTACAAGGCGGCAGTGAGGATGTGAAATACTTTTTATCTGGTGATTACCTGAAGCAAAAAGGTGTTTTGCAAGGTTATCAGTATCAACGCGTAAGTATTCGTTCTAATTTAGATGTTAATGTAACTAAGTTTTTATCAGTAGGTACTTCAGCTTTCGTAACTAATAACAACTATGATGGCGGCCGTGTAAACCTATTGTTTGCCACCGCTATGAGCCCTTATGGAAACATTTATAACGCCGATGGTACTTACGCTATTTACCCGCAAGCCCCTGAGCAATTATATACTAACCCTTTCTTAGGGTTAAATACTGACGTGGTAAATCGCAGTGTTAATGTGGTGGGTAATGGCTATGCAGAGGTGAAATTTGGCGGTTTAATTAAAGGTCTAAAATATCGTTTAAATGTTGGTTACAACTACCTGCCAACCCGTTACAACTACTACAGCGGTCGTTTAGCAAATACCCCATTAGGATCAGCTACTGCTACCAACACCGAAACTACAGGTTACACACTTGATAATCTGTTGCTTTATGTACGCGACTTTGGAAAAAGCCGTGTAGATTTTACCGGTTTGTACGGTGCTCAACGCCGCCGTTATGTTAGTGCAACTGCAGGTGCAACCAATTTTGTAAACGATGCTTTATCTTATAATAACATTGGTGCAGGTGCAACTCAAACAGCAAGTTCTTATTCAGACCGCTATGCGCTTAATTACCAGATGGCGCGTTTAGTTTACTCGTATGATCAGCGTTATGTAATTACAGGTACCGTTCGTCGTGATGGTTCTTCAGTATTCGGTGCCAACACCAGCAAGTTTGGTACATTTTACTCAGCTGCGTTGGCTTGGAATATCAGCAACGAAGCATTTATGAAGAATGTAAAGTTTGTAAATACTTTAAGGTTACGCGGCTCTTACGGTAAAGCCGGTAACGAGGGTATTAGTGTATATGGTACTATAACAACTGACGGCAGCACACGCTTTCCATTCAACGGTGTAAGTTATATTGGTTTGCAAGCCGGTAACTTGGGTAACGCTAATTTACAGTGGGAAGCCACCAAACAAACTAACATAGGTTTAGAGTTCGCAGTATTAAATAACCGCATAACTGGTAATATTGATGTTTACAATAGCGCTAACAATGGCTTATTACTTTCAAGAGCGTTACCAGCAATTACAGGCTACGGCAGGGTTTTAGATAACTTAGGTAAAACACGTAACCGCGGTATTGAGGTAACTTTGAATACTAAAAACGTTCAGTTTAAGAAATTTGCCTGGGAAAGTAACATCGTATTTGCAGCCAATAAAAACAAGATTGTTGATTTGTACGGCGACCAGCAGAGCGACTTAGGTAACCGCTGGTTTATCGGTTCTCCAATCAGTGTAATATATGATTATAAAATGGTTGGTGTTTGGCAAACTGGCGAAGATGCTTCTAAGCAAGATCCGGGTGCTAAGCCAGGTGATTTAAAATTTGCTGATACTAACGGTGATGGTAAAATTACTCCTGATGATCGCGTTATATTAGGTCAAACTGCACCAAAATGGACCGGTGGCTTTTCAAATACGTTTAGGTATAATAATTTAAGCTTAACCGTTTTTATTCAAACTGCACAAGGCATGCTGAAAAACAATGCCGATTACAACTATGCTGATGAGGCTGGTCGTCGTAATACACCTGCCGAGATTGGTTACTGGACGCCTACTAATGGTAGCCAGGACTTCCAGTCTTTATCATATACCAATACTCGTGGATATGGTTATCCCCACAATGCAAGCTATACTCGGCTAAAGGATATAACGCTTAACTATACCGTGCCTCAAAGTATTGCTAACAAACTCGGTTTGTCAACTTTAAGCGTATATGCAAGTGGTCGTAATTTACACACCTGGACTAAATGGATAGGTTGGGACCCGGAACAAACTTATTACACTCGTGGTAGCGGCAACTCTGGTAATAACCAAGCTGCGTTCGCTGCCGATTTCAGTAATAACTATCCTGTTACCCGTACTTTTGTACTGGGACTTAATATTTCATTAAAATAA